The Roseiconus lacunae genome has a segment encoding these proteins:
- a CDS encoding DEAD/DEAH box helicase: MNKPTETDHGKATVDPEIDRDTLASEYFSLLPYDPYPVQEEAMLAYFAGDPGLGDQGVLICAPTGTGKTMIAESAVYEALRTGKRMYYTTPLIALTDQKLDELRASAVRWGFPADSVGLVTGNRRVNADAPVLVVVAEILLNRLLNTDAFDFADVTSVVMDEFHSFNDPERGIVWELTLALLPPHVRTMLLSATVGNAYEFTSWLSRAHDRRLQLVTGDERKVPLQYEWIDDEILNDFAERISGGDEDERRTPSLVFCFSRAQCWTVAEMLKGKRLIDKARQSELADYLNAADLSTGAGPKLKQILMRGVGVHHAGVMPRYRRMVEELFERKLLAMCVCTETLAAGINLPARSVVLPNLMKGPKDKKRLVDTASAQQIFGRAGRPQYDDRGYVYAFAHEDDVKLNKWREKFDSIPEDTKDPGLLKAKKQLKKKMPKRRAGETYWTEQQFISLREAKSANLSSRGHLPWRLLAYMLGKSPSVQPLRDLVGRRLMVPKKVDEAQRELNQMLVTLWQAGYIDPNPLPEPMEKSSATKESGDSKLPASAKTGKSKAIDPPGSEPPATGGLFGEILDQMKSDDETRESSEPEVVSKDDVTPELDSTATRPKRYDLENYHPVEAVPTEKLDRLVHLRSINPIYGVYMADLIAKADDQERIATLESVLEVPGTVARFTRVPKLEDMPPGKLATEYLDAELLTRGIVTPEELGASQGDEEEEIQDRGFGRVMFEEPKVWPLTIGEKVHRLFQNDFPRIDSVRIRPVWIVGELLQYDLDFDKYITTKKLQKEEGILLRHCLRMILFLDEMANVPPDGTTVESWEDWMDDLAEKLTDACRKADPQTTDEVLSEEAGEDDLVASGRRDARD, encoded by the coding sequence ATGAATAAACCAACCGAAACGGACCACGGAAAAGCGACGGTGGATCCAGAGATTGATCGCGACACCCTGGCCTCCGAATATTTCTCTCTTCTTCCCTATGATCCCTATCCAGTTCAGGAAGAAGCAATGCTGGCGTATTTCGCCGGTGATCCAGGGTTAGGAGACCAAGGAGTGCTTATCTGCGCTCCGACGGGAACCGGCAAAACGATGATCGCCGAATCGGCAGTCTACGAAGCGCTGCGCACCGGAAAGCGGATGTATTACACGACACCGCTGATCGCGCTAACGGACCAAAAACTGGATGAGCTTCGCGCAAGCGCGGTCCGTTGGGGCTTTCCTGCCGATAGTGTCGGCTTGGTTACGGGGAACCGCCGGGTCAACGCTGACGCGCCGGTGCTCGTGGTCGTCGCAGAAATTTTGCTCAATCGATTGCTGAATACGGACGCATTCGATTTCGCCGACGTGACCTCGGTGGTCATGGATGAATTTCACTCGTTTAATGATCCGGAACGTGGAATCGTTTGGGAATTAACGCTGGCGTTGCTTCCGCCACATGTTCGAACGATGCTACTCAGTGCGACTGTCGGAAACGCATACGAATTCACCTCGTGGCTTTCTCGGGCGCACGATCGGCGATTGCAGTTGGTGACCGGTGACGAACGCAAGGTACCGCTGCAATACGAATGGATCGACGATGAGATCCTAAACGACTTTGCCGAACGAATCTCCGGCGGCGACGAAGACGAACGACGAACACCCTCGTTGGTTTTCTGCTTCAGCCGCGCTCAATGTTGGACGGTTGCCGAGATGCTCAAAGGTAAACGCCTAATCGACAAGGCTCGCCAGAGCGAACTCGCCGACTACCTAAACGCCGCCGATCTCTCGACCGGGGCGGGGCCTAAACTAAAACAGATCTTGATGCGTGGGGTCGGAGTCCACCATGCCGGAGTGATGCCTCGCTATCGACGGATGGTCGAAGAGCTTTTTGAACGCAAGCTGCTGGCGATGTGTGTCTGCACGGAGACCTTGGCGGCCGGAATTAATCTGCCCGCTCGCAGTGTCGTGTTGCCCAATTTGATGAAAGGGCCCAAAGATAAAAAACGGCTCGTTGACACCGCTTCGGCCCAGCAAATCTTCGGTCGAGCGGGACGGCCGCAATACGATGATCGCGGTTACGTTTACGCGTTCGCTCATGAAGATGACGTCAAACTTAATAAATGGCGAGAAAAGTTTGATTCGATCCCAGAAGACACCAAAGATCCAGGGCTGCTGAAGGCTAAGAAACAGCTTAAGAAGAAAATGCCCAAACGCCGCGCCGGCGAAACCTATTGGACCGAGCAACAGTTCATTAGCTTACGAGAAGCGAAGTCGGCGAACCTTTCCAGTCGTGGCCATTTACCTTGGCGGCTTCTGGCATACATGCTCGGAAAGTCACCCTCAGTCCAGCCGCTCCGTGACCTCGTCGGACGTCGATTGATGGTCCCCAAAAAGGTCGACGAGGCGCAGCGTGAACTCAATCAAATGCTCGTCACCCTTTGGCAGGCAGGCTACATCGATCCGAATCCGTTGCCCGAACCAATGGAGAAATCGTCCGCAACCAAGGAAAGCGGCGATTCGAAGTTACCCGCGTCTGCGAAGACGGGTAAATCGAAAGCGATCGATCCGCCTGGCTCCGAGCCGCCGGCGACAGGCGGACTCTTTGGTGAAATCTTGGACCAGATGAAAAGTGACGATGAGACACGGGAATCATCCGAGCCTGAAGTTGTTTCCAAAGACGACGTCACACCGGAGCTTGATTCAACGGCGACGAGGCCAAAACGCTATGACTTAGAGAACTACCATCCCGTCGAAGCCGTGCCAACCGAGAAGCTTGACCGGTTGGTCCACCTGCGTAGTATCAACCCGATCTACGGCGTCTATATGGCTGACCTAATCGCAAAGGCGGACGACCAAGAGAGGATCGCAACTCTGGAAAGCGTGCTTGAAGTCCCGGGGACCGTCGCACGCTTCACACGAGTCCCGAAACTTGAGGACATGCCCCCCGGAAAACTCGCGACCGAGTATTTGGATGCTGAACTGTTGACACGCGGCATCGTCACCCCCGAAGAACTCGGTGCATCGCAAGGGGACGAGGAAGAAGAAATTCAAGATCGGGGATTTGGGCGGGTGATGTTCGAAGAGCCAAAGGTCTGGCCTCTCACGATTGGTGAAAAAGTCCACCGGCTCTTTCAAAACGACTTTCCGCGTATTGACAGTGTTCGTATCCGGCCGGTCTGGATCGTCGGAGAACTGCTGCAGTATGACCTCGATTTTGACAAGTACATCACGACCAAGAAGTTGCAGAAGGAAGAAGGAATCCTGCTGCGTCATTGCTTGCGGATGATCTTGTTTCTCGATGAAATGGCGAACGTTCCACCCGACGGAACCACCGTCGAAAGCTGGGAAGACTGGATGGACGACCTTGCCGAGAAACTAACCGACGCGTGTCGCAAAGCAGATCCCCAAACGACAGACGAGGTCTTGTCCGAAGAAGCCGGCGAAGACGATTTGGTCGCCAGCGGCCGACGTGACGCGCGTGATTGA
- a CDS encoding Gfo/Idh/MocA family protein, with protein sequence MDRRNFLTGTAAATTVTALTSGASADNERRPRRVGLIGCGWYGKCDLLQLMNVEPIEVVSLCDVDSQLLGECADLIQSRQVSKKRPKVYASYTEMLKANQLDIVLVATPDHWHALPMIAAVNSGADVYVQKPTACDVLESKAMLDAARKTGRVVQVGTQRRSTPHLVEAKNKVVDAGLLGDVAYAEICCYYHMRTRKNPPDTAPPKQLDYDAWTGPAPMRPYNELVHPRGWRAFMEYGNGIVGDMCVHMLDMVRWQLGLGWPKRISSNGGIYVDHDSKANISDTQTARFEFDELDVNWIHRTWGHAPDPEWPWAGIIYGDKGTLKLSVNKYEFTPRNGGQTLTGSAVIELDQYPTDKGDEKDWRLELHVASAIRDHMKDFLTAIDQRSRPVADIEQGHISSAACVLANVSMDLDGRTLEFDPATHTVRNDSEANEKLKRPYRKPYSHPSVDA encoded by the coding sequence ATGGATCGTCGTAATTTTTTGACCGGTACCGCCGCAGCCACGACCGTGACCGCTCTGACAAGCGGCGCGAGTGCCGACAACGAACGACGTCCCCGACGTGTCGGCCTAATTGGGTGCGGCTGGTATGGCAAGTGCGATCTGTTGCAGTTGATGAATGTCGAACCGATCGAAGTTGTCTCGCTGTGTGATGTCGATTCGCAATTGCTCGGCGAGTGTGCCGATCTGATTCAGTCGCGACAGGTGTCAAAAAAACGACCGAAGGTCTATGCGTCGTACACTGAAATGTTAAAGGCGAATCAACTGGATATTGTCTTGGTGGCGACGCCGGACCATTGGCACGCGTTGCCGATGATTGCCGCGGTTAACTCGGGCGCCGACGTGTACGTGCAAAAGCCAACGGCGTGCGATGTGTTAGAAAGTAAAGCGATGCTGGATGCGGCCAGAAAAACCGGGCGCGTCGTCCAGGTTGGAACACAGCGACGCAGTACGCCGCACTTGGTTGAAGCAAAAAACAAGGTCGTCGATGCCGGACTGTTGGGCGACGTTGCCTACGCAGAGATCTGTTGTTATTACCACATGCGAACGCGAAAGAATCCGCCCGACACGGCACCTCCAAAGCAGTTGGACTATGACGCTTGGACCGGACCGGCCCCCATGCGGCCATACAACGAACTTGTCCACCCGCGCGGTTGGCGGGCATTCATGGAATACGGCAACGGGATCGTCGGCGATATGTGCGTTCACATGCTTGACATGGTGCGTTGGCAATTGGGACTCGGTTGGCCGAAACGCATTAGCAGCAACGGTGGCATCTATGTTGACCATGATTCCAAAGCCAACATCAGTGATACGCAAACGGCCCGCTTTGAATTTGACGAACTGGACGTCAACTGGATTCACCGCACCTGGGGACACGCCCCCGATCCAGAGTGGCCGTGGGCGGGAATCATCTATGGTGACAAGGGAACGCTTAAATTAAGCGTCAACAAATACGAGTTCACGCCTCGAAATGGCGGGCAAACGTTGACCGGAAGCGCCGTGATCGAACTCGATCAATATCCCACTGACAAAGGCGACGAAAAAGATTGGCGTTTGGAACTGCACGTTGCCTCGGCGATCCGTGATCACATGAAGGACTTTCTGACCGCGATCGACCAGCGCTCGCGCCCCGTTGCCGATATCGAACAAGGTCACATTTCCAGCGCCGCATGTGTTTTAGCAAATGTCTCGATGGATCTTGACGGCCGAACGCTGGAGTTCGATCCAGCAACCCACACGGTTCGCAATGACAGCGAAGCCAATGAGAAGCTGAAGCGTCCGTACCGCAAACCGTATTCGCACCCATCAGTTGATGCATAG
- a CDS encoding PSD1 and planctomycete cytochrome C domain-containing protein, with the protein MHTMFAADMASTARRSSRSPFKFDSLLRLKILVLALGIAVGETSVVAFGDDKTRQSMPPDQPVSFNQDVRPILSNHCFLCHGPDENDRRAGLRLDVAEDIDFDAIVERITTDDPDLMMPPPSLKKPLNDSQVAVLKRWIDEGAEYEEHWSFLPIASPEVPTNAGPINDSPSQVRNAIDRFVLAELQSRPLKVTPEADKRTLIRRLSLDLTGLPPTRQQIDDFIHDGDSHAYEKLVDRLLESQHYGEHMARYWLDLVRFADTNGLHHDHYREMTPYRDWVIRAFNENLPFDDFATAQIAGDLLPDPTTDQLIASGFNRLHLIIDRGTALPEESFTRNVVDRVSAVGTAFLGLTLECAVCHDHKYDPVSQKDFYQFYAFFNNFDGAPETGGRRGLDFKRGLQPPYLELPNESQKQQLGKLNAEIASLEKQLAASAKRLTSSPDDSELQQNHDDLEKQLGVVRQRYEAVVMNVPATLIMKERSEIRPAHVLVRGNYDQPGELVQRNTPSFLPPMASAGQTPTRLDLARWMVAPEHPLTARVTVNRFWQQLFGVGLVKTSEDFGAQGEPPSHPELLDYLASQFIHSGWDVKQLMRLMVTSQTYRRSAVAPSSDFRDDPANRFLARGSRYRYDGEVIRDQLLFSTGLLNLDLYGKSVKPPQPDGLWKIVAMPNSYPKTFVADEGDAIYRRSVYTFWKRALPPPQMTIFDAPTREACIARRERTNTPLQALVLMNEQQYFAAAMHLAKQLIENPSLATHDRLTVAYERITSKLPRSGVDTRLAEAHADFLKRFEDEPERAAEMLQACFDAVIVETISSSQQAEIAALGMTIHAILNLDQTRTRE; encoded by the coding sequence ATGCACACTATGTTCGCGGCCGATATGGCATCCACCGCTCGCAGGTCTTCGCGATCGCCGTTTAAATTTGATTCGCTGCTCCGTCTTAAAATCTTGGTGTTGGCGCTAGGCATCGCGGTGGGAGAGACCTCTGTTGTCGCCTTCGGTGACGACAAGACGCGTCAATCTATGCCTCCTGATCAGCCGGTATCCTTCAATCAGGACGTGCGTCCAATTCTGTCGAACCACTGTTTTCTCTGCCACGGACCAGACGAAAACGATCGTCGTGCGGGACTCCGTCTTGATGTCGCCGAAGACATCGATTTCGACGCCATTGTTGAACGGATCACAACCGACGATCCCGATCTAATGATGCCTCCGCCGTCGCTCAAAAAGCCACTCAACGACTCCCAGGTCGCCGTGCTGAAGCGATGGATCGACGAAGGAGCGGAGTACGAGGAACACTGGTCTTTTTTGCCGATCGCATCCCCCGAAGTGCCAACGAATGCGGGACCTATTAACGATTCACCTTCACAAGTTCGCAACGCGATCGATCGCTTTGTATTGGCGGAACTACAATCGAGGCCACTGAAGGTTACGCCGGAAGCGGACAAGCGAACTCTGATTCGTCGCTTGTCACTAGATCTCACGGGACTCCCGCCGACTCGTCAGCAAATCGACGACTTTATTCACGACGGTGACAGCCATGCGTATGAGAAGCTGGTCGATCGATTGCTCGAATCACAGCACTACGGCGAACACATGGCACGGTATTGGCTGGACCTAGTTCGCTTTGCAGATACCAATGGGTTGCATCACGATCACTATCGCGAGATGACACCTTATCGCGATTGGGTCATTCGCGCGTTCAATGAGAATTTGCCTTTCGACGATTTTGCCACGGCACAGATTGCCGGCGATCTTCTTCCCGACCCGACAACCGATCAATTGATCGCGTCAGGGTTCAATCGATTGCACCTAATTATTGATCGCGGAACCGCGCTACCCGAAGAAAGTTTTACGCGGAATGTGGTCGATCGGGTCTCTGCGGTCGGAACCGCCTTTCTCGGTCTGACTTTGGAATGCGCGGTATGTCACGATCACAAGTATGACCCGGTGTCGCAGAAAGATTTTTATCAGTTCTATGCCTTCTTCAATAACTTCGACGGTGCTCCCGAAACCGGGGGACGACGCGGCTTGGATTTCAAACGTGGATTGCAACCACCTTATCTAGAGCTACCCAACGAATCCCAGAAACAACAGTTGGGCAAGCTTAACGCTGAAATAGCATCACTGGAAAAACAACTTGCGGCCTCGGCAAAAAGGCTTACCAGTTCGCCAGACGATTCTGAGCTGCAGCAAAATCACGACGACCTTGAGAAGCAACTAGGGGTCGTCCGGCAGCGGTATGAAGCGGTTGTCATGAACGTCCCGGCAACGCTGATCATGAAGGAACGCAGTGAAATCCGTCCGGCACATGTTTTAGTCCGCGGGAACTACGATCAGCCCGGCGAGCTTGTACAACGCAACACGCCTTCGTTCTTGCCCCCTATGGCATCGGCTGGGCAAACGCCGACGCGACTGGACCTTGCCCGCTGGATGGTTGCCCCGGAGCATCCGCTAACCGCGCGGGTCACGGTCAATCGTTTTTGGCAACAACTCTTTGGAGTCGGGCTGGTGAAGACCAGCGAGGACTTTGGCGCGCAAGGCGAACCGCCTAGTCATCCGGAACTGCTCGACTACCTAGCGTCACAGTTCATTCATTCCGGTTGGGACGTGAAACAGTTGATGCGATTGATGGTGACTTCACAGACCTATCGACGAAGTGCGGTGGCGCCGTCGAGTGATTTTCGCGACGACCCTGCCAACCGTTTTTTGGCCCGTGGTTCACGCTATCGATACGACGGCGAAGTGATTCGCGATCAACTGCTGTTTTCGACCGGCCTTTTGAACCTTGACCTTTATGGCAAGAGCGTCAAACCACCTCAACCCGACGGGCTGTGGAAGATCGTCGCGATGCCAAATTCGTATCCGAAGACCTTTGTCGCTGACGAAGGCGATGCAATTTATCGCCGAAGTGTCTATACGTTTTGGAAACGCGCATTACCGCCACCTCAGATGACAATTTTTGACGCGCCGACTCGTGAGGCGTGTATCGCCAGGCGAGAACGGACGAACACCCCACTGCAAGCGCTCGTGCTGATGAACGAACAGCAATACTTTGCGGCCGCGATGCATCTTGCCAAACAGCTCATCGAAAACCCGTCGCTCGCAACGCATGATCGTTTGACGGTGGCGTACGAACGAATCACATCGAAATTGCCCCGTTCGGGCGTCGATACGCGTTTGGCGGAAGCACACGCGGACTTCTTGAAACGCTTTGAAGATGAACCAGAACGGGCCGCCGAAATGCTTCAAGCGTGTTTCGATGCCGTTATTGTCGAAACTATTTCGTCGAGCCAACAAGCTGAGATTGCGGCACTTGGAATGACCATTCATGCAATTTTGAATCTTGATCAAACCCGAACACGCGAATAG